Proteins found in one Geitlerinema sp. PCC 9228 genomic segment:
- a CDS encoding DMT family transporter → MSGIAVMLMAAIFLAVENVLVRVLFQGSWFGGYWVGDVLPADFAHTLLFVQWRTLVMVLLLALLSFKFYSPTFADIKTLVLVAEKRRWLWLNILSGGIFFVNVLLLYFAIGNVPAGIAITLFFIHPVAAAVLAWVWFGARPSKFRSGIMLVVLFGLVAATGHFQFHGEGNLLVGSLAALAAGVGFAGYATIAQQCLRWVHPIPFSLIAFFIMFLLTSISIVWLQISPPVGTQIPLLFWSLLSGAVTLAGLLFHNMGIGLVGAPTAALVGASEPVFTSLLAWLLLRETLQPGQVLGVLLVTIGIAALSIERRRKD, encoded by the coding sequence ATGAGTGGAATTGCGGTCATGCTAATGGCAGCCATCTTTCTGGCTGTGGAAAATGTTCTCGTGCGAGTCCTTTTTCAGGGCAGTTGGTTTGGGGGATATTGGGTGGGGGATGTGTTGCCAGCAGATTTTGCTCATACGTTGCTTTTTGTGCAGTGGCGCACGTTGGTGATGGTGCTGCTGTTGGCGTTGCTGTCGTTTAAATTTTATTCTCCTACGTTTGCTGATATTAAAACTTTGGTTTTGGTAGCGGAAAAACGTCGGTGGTTGTGGTTAAATATTTTGAGCGGTGGGATTTTTTTTGTTAATGTCCTTTTGCTCTATTTTGCTATTGGAAATGTTCCGGCTGGGATTGCGATTACGTTGTTTTTTATCCATCCGGTGGCGGCTGCTGTTTTGGCTTGGGTTTGGTTCGGTGCGCGCCCAAGTAAGTTTCGCAGTGGGATTATGCTTGTCGTTTTATTCGGTTTGGTGGCAGCAACTGGCCATTTCCAGTTTCACGGTGAGGGCAATTTGTTGGTAGGAAGTTTGGCTGCACTTGCTGCTGGTGTTGGATTTGCTGGTTACGCTACGATTGCCCAGCAGTGTTTGCGTTGGGTGCATCCTATTCCTTTTTCTTTGATAGCGTTTTTTATAATGTTTTTGCTTACAAGTATTAGTATTGTCTGGTTGCAAATTTCGCCGCCGGTAGGTACGCAAATACCACTACTTTTTTGGAGTTTACTTTCGGGGGCAGTGACGCTAGCGGGTTTGTTGTTTCACAATATGGGAATTGGTTTGGTCGGAGCGCCGACTGCTGCTTTGGTGGGCGCGAGCGAACCAGTTTTTACCAGCTTGCTGGCTTGGCTGCTCTTACGAGAAACTTTACAGCCAGGGCAAGTTTTGGGTGTTCTTCTGGTAACCATTGGAATTGCTGCTTTAAGTATTGAGCGGCGACGAAAAGATTAA
- a CDS encoding sigma factor-like helix-turn-helix DNA-binding protein, whose translation MSLAFSCPELNHPLIQSLFHQSDRDLLTLFQRYPDRGKYFTALFCRYAPVVYSLIHHGMKSPVQADYLFALTWRHIYHEMLGLDLHGNAAGESFNLQNWLVDLTGFCINQTELPPTEEIHYSLEAAPPPLWCYLQLALNRLPPRMRLMVVMAQTFRWSETRIAAYLQAEGENISPAQVWQELQQGYQQLEAELPDDIREIYTN comes from the coding sequence GTGTCTTTGGCGTTTTCCTGTCCCGAACTCAATCACCCCCTCATTCAGTCGCTGTTTCACCAGAGCGATCGAGATTTGCTCACGCTTTTCCAGCGCTATCCCGACCGGGGGAAATACTTTACGGCTCTTTTTTGTCGTTACGCGCCAGTGGTTTATTCGCTCATCCACCACGGCATGAAATCTCCCGTACAGGCAGATTATTTATTTGCCTTAACGTGGCGGCATATTTACCACGAAATGCTGGGATTGGACCTGCATGGCAACGCTGCTGGAGAGAGCTTTAACCTACAAAATTGGCTGGTGGATTTAACGGGTTTTTGTATCAACCAAACCGAGCTACCACCAACCGAGGAAATTCATTATTCTTTGGAGGCAGCACCACCTCCGTTGTGGTGTTACTTGCAGCTGGCGCTCAATCGGTTGCCCCCCCGCATGCGGCTGATGGTGGTTATGGCCCAAACCTTTCGCTGGAGCGAAACCAGAATTGCTGCTTATCTGCAAGCGGAAGGAGAAAATATTTCACCAGCGCAGGTCTGGCAAGAGTTACAGCAAGGATACCAACAGTTGGAAGCGGAGTTGCCGGACGATATTCGCGAAATTTACACTAATTGA
- a CDS encoding class II aldolase/adducin family protein yields MGNEMLDEGVIKFQCDWHQDRAFTASRLQSLMAWRDRMYELGLIGVGEDGIGFGNISMRWNNSFQFVISGTQTGNIAHLSPEGYTLVTQFNIPENRLTCVGPAKPSSESLTHAAIYTYNTSVGGVIHVHHHQLWQQLLFSVPTTREEIPYGTPEMAQEIWRLFDYEDLMRYGILATAGHQDGVIAVGRSLEAAAQVLLHYYKAIQ; encoded by the coding sequence ATGGGAAACGAAATGCTTGATGAAGGTGTGATTAAATTTCAATGCGACTGGCATCAAGATAGGGCTTTTACAGCCTCTCGCTTGCAGTCGCTGATGGCTTGGCGCGATCGCATGTACGAATTGGGTTTGATTGGCGTTGGGGAAGATGGAATTGGTTTTGGCAATATTAGCATGCGGTGGAACAACTCTTTTCAATTCGTGATTTCTGGCACCCAGACTGGAAACATCGCCCATCTCTCCCCGGAAGGTTACACCCTCGTCACTCAATTTAACATTCCCGAAAACCGTCTTACCTGCGTGGGTCCGGCGAAACCCTCTTCGGAGTCTTTAACCCACGCGGCTATTTATACATACAACACCAGTGTCGGTGGGGTCATTCACGTACACCACCACCAACTGTGGCAGCAACTTTTGTTTTCGGTTCCCACAACCCGGGAGGAAATTCCCTACGGAACCCCGGAAATGGCCCAGGAAATCTGGCGTTTGTTTGACTACGAAGATTTGATGCGTTATGGCATTCTGGCGACTGCCGGTCACCAAGATGGCGTAATTGCCGTAGGTAGAAGTTTGGAAGCGGCAGCGCAGGTTTTGTTACATTACTATAAAGCTATACAATAA
- the gor gene encoding glutathione-disulfide reductase, with protein MAFDYDLLVIGAGSGGLAASKRAASYGAKVAIVENDLVGGTCVLRGCIPKKLMVYASRFSHLFQDAVGYGWEKVGPKFDWKYLISAVDKEVRRLSDRHISNLEKAGVDLISGRGVLVDSHTVAVGEKKITADKILISVGSKPVKLPIPGIEHVWTSRDMFGLSEQPKRLAVVGGGYIGVEFAGIMNGLGTQVTEIIRRDYILRGFDGDVRRELQEGMTRNGISVYSNTTVEKIEKSNGGLQLTLAGEKAGTLEVDGVLYAVGRKPNLENLGLENAGVEVKNDAIAVNAYSQTSQPNIFAVGDCTDRANLTPVAIDEGRAFVDTEFAGKPRHTNYDNIPTAVFGDPEACSVGYTQEGAIEELGEDRVAIHRARFKPLYHNLTGAEERVVLKLVVNKENDRVLGAHAVGKDAAEIIQGVAVAVTMGATKKDFDATMALHPSTAEEFVTM; from the coding sequence ATGGCTTTTGATTACGATCTGCTGGTTATCGGAGCAGGTTCTGGTGGTCTTGCTGCTTCCAAACGCGCCGCATCCTACGGAGCGAAGGTTGCAATCGTAGAAAACGACTTAGTAGGGGGAACTTGCGTTCTGCGCGGGTGCATTCCCAAAAAATTAATGGTCTATGCGTCGCGTTTTTCCCACCTGTTCCAAGATGCGGTGGGATACGGTTGGGAAAAAGTAGGTCCCAAATTTGACTGGAAGTATTTAATTTCGGCGGTAGACAAAGAAGTGCGTCGCCTCAGCGATCGCCATATTAGCAATTTAGAAAAAGCTGGTGTGGACCTCATCTCCGGTAGGGGAGTTTTGGTGGATAGCCACACCGTTGCCGTCGGCGAGAAAAAAATCACTGCCGATAAAATTTTAATCTCCGTCGGCAGCAAGCCTGTCAAACTTCCCATCCCCGGCATCGAGCATGTTTGGACCTCCCGGGATATGTTTGGTCTGTCCGAACAACCCAAACGCTTGGCTGTTGTGGGTGGTGGCTACATCGGCGTAGAATTTGCCGGTATCATGAACGGTTTGGGAACCCAAGTCACCGAAATTATCCGCCGCGATTACATTCTCCGGGGATTTGACGGCGATGTGCGTCGGGAATTACAAGAAGGCATGACGCGCAACGGTATTAGCGTATACAGCAATACCACAGTCGAGAAAATTGAAAAAAGCAATGGCGGATTGCAGCTTACCCTGGCGGGAGAGAAAGCCGGAACTCTGGAAGTAGACGGAGTGCTGTATGCTGTAGGAAGAAAACCCAATCTGGAAAACCTCGGCTTGGAAAATGCCGGCGTGGAAGTGAAAAACGATGCCATTGCCGTCAATGCCTACAGCCAAACCAGCCAACCCAATATTTTTGCCGTTGGCGATTGCACCGACCGCGCCAACCTAACCCCGGTTGCCATTGATGAAGGTCGCGCCTTTGTCGATACCGAATTTGCCGGCAAACCCCGCCACACGAACTACGACAACATTCCAACGGCAGTTTTTGGCGACCCAGAAGCTTGCAGTGTTGGCTATACCCAAGAAGGTGCCATCGAAGAATTGGGAGAAGACCGGGTGGCGATTCACCGCGCTAGGTTCAAACCTTTGTACCACAACCTCACTGGTGCCGAGGAAAGGGTGGTCTTGAAATTGGTGGTCAATAAAGAAAATGACCGCGTTTTGGGCGCTCATGCCGTTGGCAAAGATGCGGCGGAAATTATCCAAGGCGTTGCTGTGGCGGTCACCATGGGGGCTACGAAGAAAGATTTCGATGCTACCATGGCACTGCACCCATCCACTGCTGAGGAATTTGTCACTATGTAA
- a CDS encoding precorrin-8X methylmutase, with amino-acid sequence MQLHPIAAESFAIIDREIGEHNFTPQEYAIVRRAIHSTADFDLKHLFCFENQAIATGIRAIQANTPVITDVRMVGVGIHRTLSQAGKSAPLCALDYPGEGTTRTAAGITHLLEMYPNGIFAIGNAPTALLAIVDAIERKMAAPALVIGVPVGFVAVEAAKEALAHTQVPQIRVTGRKGGSAIAAAIVNALVFLAAEKKTDERSGDGENR; translated from the coding sequence ATGCAACTCCATCCTATTGCCGCAGAAAGTTTTGCTATTATCGATCGCGAAATTGGCGAGCATAACTTTACTCCCCAGGAATATGCCATCGTTCGTCGTGCCATTCATTCCACGGCTGATTTCGACCTCAAACATTTATTTTGCTTTGAAAACCAAGCTATCGCTACTGGTATTCGCGCCATACAAGCAAACACACCTGTGATTACTGACGTGCGTATGGTGGGCGTGGGCATTCACAGGACCCTCTCCCAGGCTGGTAAATCCGCTCCCCTGTGTGCGTTGGATTATCCGGGTGAGGGCACAACCCGGACCGCTGCCGGTATTACTCATTTGCTGGAAATGTATCCCAACGGGATTTTCGCCATCGGCAATGCTCCTACGGCGTTACTGGCGATTGTGGATGCCATCGAACGCAAAATGGCGGCACCGGCTTTGGTTATTGGCGTTCCTGTCGGGTTTGTGGCGGTGGAAGCAGCGAAGGAGGCATTGGCGCATACCCAAGTTCCGCAGATTCGCGTCACCGGCCGCAAAGGGGGATCGGCGATCGCAGCGGCGATTGTGAATGCTTTGGTCTTTTTAGCAGCAGAAAAGAAAACGGACGAGCGATCCGGCGATGGAGAAAATCGATGA
- a CDS encoding ATP-binding protein: MSKSALLESPTVELIDCQKEPIHIPGSIQPHGILLVLQEPDLQILHASTNTKDFFGVPAESLLQKDLTCLLNRFQVENLKDAIANAETLAEVNPISLSISSHRGHGWYNGILHRTQDSLFLELEPTASKQSLEFLDLYHPVRNAATRIQKAQDFHSLCQIVAKEIRNLTGFDRVMVYKFNHEEHGVVVGEDCGQDIPSYLGLHYPSTDIPPQARALYLKNWLRIIPDANYAAVSVVPERHAHTGQPLDLSYSVLRSVSPRHVRYLQNMGVSASMSISIIKDGQLWGLVACHHYQRKYIPYEIRTACEFLAQVLSLHLPYKENQEDYAYQLHLKTVQNQLIEYMFQEGNFVDGLMKYQPNLLEIGKTDGAAICLDGECKLVGKTPSKKQVENIARWLDGQHRDVFSTDSLVKHIPEAETYKDIASGLLAIAIAPHQYVMWFRPEVIQTVTWGRNPHYVPDRSSDDEPSPQNSFQEWKEQVRCKSLPWQKGEIEAATQLQNAIIKIVLHQFQKLAQINKALQESEKREREKAEKLQMTLDELQRTQAQLVQNEKMSSLGQLVAGVAHEICNPVNFIYGNLSHADTYAQDLIDLVEMYQQHYPDPGEEIAADAEEIDLEFLKEDLPKILSSMQVGAERIRGLVQSLRSFSRVDESDMKEVDIHEGIDSSLLILNHRLKARADRPAVQVVKEYADLPLVECYPSQLNQVFMNLLVNALDALEERDRHRSQEEKKANPSQIKIATESIGQGEGNGWVQVCIQDNGAGISASDRERIFEPFFTTKSRDKGTGMGLAISHQIVVEKHHGRIACHSEPGKGTEFVMEIPIQQQPVAEKSA, encoded by the coding sequence GTGAGTAAAAGCGCGCTCCTAGAGTCACCAACTGTAGAATTAATTGACTGTCAAAAAGAACCCATTCACATTCCCGGTTCGATTCAACCCCACGGGATTTTATTGGTTTTGCAAGAGCCGGATTTGCAAATTCTTCATGCTAGTACCAATACCAAAGATTTCTTTGGCGTGCCGGCGGAATCGTTGTTGCAAAAGGATTTAACTTGTTTGCTCAATCGCTTTCAGGTGGAAAATCTCAAAGACGCGATCGCGAACGCAGAAACCTTAGCCGAAGTTAATCCCATTTCCCTATCCATTTCATCCCACCGCGGACATGGTTGGTACAATGGCATTCTCCACCGTACGCAAGATTCCCTATTTTTAGAACTAGAACCCACCGCCTCCAAACAATCTCTAGAATTTCTCGATCTGTACCATCCCGTACGCAATGCTGCAACCAGGATTCAAAAGGCACAGGATTTCCACAGCTTGTGTCAAATTGTAGCCAAGGAAATTCGCAATTTGACTGGGTTTGACCGGGTCATGGTTTACAAGTTTAATCACGAAGAGCATGGTGTGGTGGTGGGAGAAGACTGCGGTCAGGATATTCCTTCCTATTTGGGATTGCACTATCCCAGTACGGATATTCCCCCGCAGGCGAGGGCGCTGTATTTGAAAAATTGGTTGCGCATTATTCCCGATGCCAACTACGCAGCGGTTTCTGTAGTTCCCGAACGCCACGCCCATACCGGGCAGCCACTGGATTTAAGCTATTCGGTGCTGAGAAGCGTTTCGCCGCGCCACGTGCGCTACCTCCAAAATATGGGAGTGAGTGCTTCCATGTCCATTTCTATTATCAAAGATGGGCAATTGTGGGGGTTGGTGGCTTGCCATCACTACCAGCGCAAGTACATTCCCTACGAAATTCGCACGGCTTGCGAGTTTTTAGCCCAAGTGCTATCTTTACACCTTCCTTACAAGGAAAATCAAGAGGACTACGCTTACCAGTTACACTTGAAAACGGTGCAAAACCAGCTGATTGAGTACATGTTCCAGGAAGGGAATTTTGTGGATGGTTTGATGAAATACCAGCCTAATCTCCTGGAAATTGGCAAGACAGATGGGGCAGCCATTTGTTTGGATGGCGAGTGCAAGTTGGTGGGCAAGACACCGTCGAAAAAACAAGTGGAAAATATTGCTCGCTGGCTGGATGGTCAGCATCGAGATGTGTTTTCTACCGATTCGCTGGTCAAACATATTCCTGAGGCGGAGACTTATAAAGATATAGCCAGCGGACTGCTCGCGATCGCGATCGCGCCCCACCAATATGTCATGTGGTTCCGACCGGAAGTTATCCAGACGGTTACTTGGGGAAGAAATCCCCATTACGTACCCGATCGCAGCAGCGACGACGAGCCTTCGCCGCAAAATTCCTTCCAGGAGTGGAAAGAACAGGTCCGCTGCAAGTCCCTCCCCTGGCAGAAAGGAGAAATCGAAGCGGCCACCCAACTGCAAAATGCCATTATCAAAATTGTGCTGCATCAGTTTCAGAAACTAGCTCAAATCAATAAAGCCCTGCAAGAATCGGAAAAACGGGAACGGGAGAAAGCTGAAAAGCTGCAAATGACCTTAGACGAACTGCAGCGCACCCAGGCCCAGTTGGTGCAAAATGAGAAAATGTCTAGCTTGGGTCAGTTGGTAGCTGGGGTGGCGCACGAAATTTGCAATCCGGTCAATTTTATCTACGGCAATCTTTCCCATGCGGATACCTACGCTCAAGATTTGATTGATTTGGTGGAAATGTACCAGCAGCACTATCCCGATCCTGGGGAAGAAATTGCTGCCGATGCTGAGGAAATTGACCTGGAGTTTTTGAAGGAAGATTTGCCGAAGATTCTCTCTTCCATGCAAGTTGGTGCCGAACGCATCCGCGGTTTGGTACAGTCGCTGCGCAGCTTCTCCCGGGTAGATGAATCGGATATGAAAGAAGTGGATATCCACGAGGGGATCGATAGTTCCCTGTTGATTTTAAATCACCGGTTGAAAGCGCGCGCCGATCGCCCAGCGGTACAGGTGGTGAAGGAATACGCCGATTTGCCGCTGGTGGAATGCTATCCTTCCCAGCTCAATCAGGTGTTTATGAATTTGCTGGTGAATGCGTTGGATGCGTTGGAAGAGCGCGATCGCCATCGCTCTCAGGAAGAGAAAAAAGCCAATCCCAGTCAAATTAAGATTGCCACCGAGTCGATCGGGCAAGGTGAAGGCAATGGTTGGGTGCAGGTTTGCATCCAAGATAATGGTGCCGGGATTTCCGCATCAGACCGCGAGCGGATTTTTGAACCGTTCTTTACCACCAAATCGAGGGATAAAGGAACGGGGATGGGATTGGCGATTAGCCATCAGATTGTGGTGGAAAAACACCACGGCAGGATTGCATGTCATTCAGAACCGGGGAAAGGAACCGAGTTTGTTATGGAGATTCCTATCCAGCAGCAGCCGGTAGCGGAAAAATCAGCTTAG
- a CDS encoding glycosyltransferase has protein sequence MYISVVIPTYNRQPILQKCLQALEEQQLSPEMAGYEVVVVDDGSTDSSYSWFCQHQSQFPHVVWYQQDHQGPAAARNLGVQRARGDIIVFIDSDLVVTPTFLQSHSQALLAASRRQQKSPQTAPIFTYGRVVNTCNFHNPTAEPYKITDFSAAYFATGNVAIAKHWIQQAGWFDTRFQLYGWEDLELGVRLKKLGLKLIPSPQAVGYHWHPPFSLDQLPALVEKEVQRGRMGVLFYQKHPIWEVRLAIQMTWLHWMLWGLLSVGGLLNERTMAPFLQWLIDRGKPQLALEISRIFLNWYNVRAVYAAYREL, from the coding sequence GTGTATATTAGCGTTGTTATTCCCACCTACAACCGACAACCCATCTTGCAAAAGTGTTTGCAGGCGCTAGAAGAGCAACAACTATCGCCGGAGATGGCTGGATACGAAGTGGTTGTGGTTGATGACGGTTCTACCGATAGCTCCTACAGTTGGTTCTGCCAGCATCAAAGCCAGTTTCCCCATGTGGTATGGTACCAGCAAGACCACCAAGGTCCGGCGGCCGCACGCAATTTGGGAGTGCAACGGGCGCGAGGAGATATTATTGTGTTTATCGATAGCGATTTGGTGGTGACGCCGACTTTTTTGCAATCCCACAGCCAGGCTTTACTTGCCGCTAGCCGCCGGCAGCAAAAATCCCCACAAACGGCTCCTATTTTTACCTACGGTCGGGTGGTGAATACCTGCAATTTCCACAACCCAACTGCGGAACCTTACAAAATTACTGATTTTTCTGCTGCTTATTTTGCCACGGGAAACGTTGCGATCGCCAAGCATTGGATCCAGCAAGCTGGGTGGTTCGACACGCGGTTCCAGTTGTATGGATGGGAAGATTTGGAGTTGGGGGTACGCTTAAAAAAATTAGGTCTCAAACTCATCCCCTCTCCGCAGGCAGTTGGCTACCACTGGCATCCACCTTTTTCCCTGGACCAGCTACCGGCTTTGGTGGAAAAAGAGGTGCAACGGGGGCGCATGGGGGTGTTATTCTATCAAAAGCATCCCATTTGGGAAGTGCGTTTGGCTATCCAAATGACCTGGCTGCATTGGATGTTGTGGGGATTGCTGTCTGTTGGCGGTTTGTTGAACGAACGAACCATGGCACCTTTTTTGCAGTGGCTCATCGACCGGGGAAAACCGCAACTGGCGTTGGAGATTTCTCGGATTTTTCTTAACTGGTACAACGTACGTGCGGTGTATGCTGCCTATCGGGAATTGTAG
- a CDS encoding methyltransferase domain-containing protein, which produces MLQPQDRNQLDPSDDSQFYAFPRFVTHVDEGFIDRLKKLYRDRIPSHGRVLDLMSSWVSHLPEDVPYTEVVGHGMNREELAKNPQLSSYFVQDLNANPQLPLADARFDAVLIAVSVQYLQYPEKVFAEIRRVLVPGGVAIVSFSNRMFYQKAIAAWREADDRERLELVKRYFQNAGGFGTPEAIAEPSATPNLLFYLGLFQGDPFYAAIADRK; this is translated from the coding sequence CTGCTGCAACCGCAAGACCGCAACCAACTCGATCCCAGCGATGACAGTCAATTTTATGCCTTTCCCCGTTTTGTTACCCACGTGGATGAAGGGTTCATTGACCGCCTAAAGAAACTCTACCGCGATCGCATCCCCTCTCACGGCCGGGTGTTGGATTTGATGAGTAGTTGGGTTTCCCATCTTCCCGAGGATGTTCCCTACACAGAAGTGGTGGGTCACGGCATGAATCGGGAGGAACTGGCGAAAAATCCCCAACTCAGCAGCTATTTCGTGCAAGACCTCAATGCCAATCCCCAGCTACCCCTCGCCGATGCCAGGTTTGATGCGGTTTTGATCGCCGTTTCCGTGCAGTACTTGCAATATCCAGAAAAAGTGTTTGCCGAAATTCGTCGAGTTCTCGTGCCTGGTGGCGTGGCGATTGTGAGTTTTTCCAACCGCATGTTTTATCAAAAGGCCATTGCTGCCTGGCGGGAAGCTGACGACCGCGAACGTTTGGAGTTGGTGAAACGATATTTCCAAAACGCCGGTGGATTTGGCACTCCAGAAGCGATCGCGGAACCTTCTGCCACTCCTAATTTGTTGTTTTACCTGGGGTTGTTTCAGGGAGATCCCTTCTACGCCGCGATCGCCGATCGCAAATAA
- a CDS encoding HAD-IA family hydrolase has translation MTPQAILFDFDGTIADTLEVIVRITNRLADEFGYPPTTPEQLVYLKNISSRQILQNAQVSIFQLPLLLRRVRQEMKQEIPQVQPIAGMPLILKQLQQESHLQLGIVTSNQENNVRLFLETHQLSHIFSFIRSGRTLFGKHKLLKKVLKQENLAPENVFYVGDETRDIEAARKTQIASVAVTWGFNSQQILQTYHPDFLISHPQELLEIVQNW, from the coding sequence ATGACTCCTCAAGCGATTCTTTTTGATTTTGACGGTACCATTGCAGATACCTTAGAAGTAATTGTTCGGATTACCAATCGCCTCGCGGACGAATTTGGCTATCCACCTACAACCCCCGAGCAGCTTGTCTATTTGAAAAATATCAGCTCCCGGCAAATCTTGCAAAACGCTCAAGTTTCTATCTTCCAGCTGCCTTTGCTCCTGCGACGGGTACGCCAGGAAATGAAACAAGAAATTCCCCAAGTTCAACCCATTGCTGGCATGCCATTGATATTGAAACAACTGCAACAAGAATCCCACTTACAGCTGGGAATTGTCACCTCCAACCAAGAAAACAATGTGCGCCTTTTTCTAGAGACCCACCAACTTAGCCATATTTTTTCTTTTATTAGATCGGGAAGGACGCTTTTTGGCAAGCACAAACTCCTCAAAAAAGTGCTCAAACAAGAAAATCTCGCCCCTGAAAACGTTTTCTACGTTGGGGATGAAACCCGCGACATTGAAGCGGCTCGAAAAACACAGATTGCCTCGGTTGCCGTTACTTGGGGGTTCAACTCCCAGCAAATTCTCCAAACCTACCACCCAGATTTTTTAATTTCTCACCCCCAGGAATTATTGGAAATCGTACAAAATTGGTAG
- a CDS encoding NDP-sugar synthase: MKAMILAAGKGTRVRPITYNIPKPMIPILEKPVMEFLVELLRQHGFDQIMVNVSHLAREIENYFRDGQRFGVQLGYSFEGYIDEKGTLVGEALGSAGGIRRIQDFHPFFDDTFVVLCGDALIDLDLSAAVKWHRQKGALATVILKPVPKDQVSSYGVVSTDEEGRIQAFQEKPPVEEAISTDINTGIYIFEPEIVDYIPSGQKYDIGGELFPKLVEMGAPFYGLSMDFQWVDIGKVPDYWRAMCGVLQGDIRNVPIPGKCVAPGVYTGLNVAVNWDKVDIQGPVFIGGMTKIEDGAKIIGPAAIGPNCQICSGATVERSVIFEYSRLGPGIRLMDKLVFGRYCVDKTGATIDVQAAALDWLITDARHTRPTPPPAEGKAIAELLNGEPEEGFSG; the protein is encoded by the coding sequence ATGAAAGCCATGATTCTGGCAGCGGGGAAGGGTACCCGCGTTCGCCCCATTACCTATAATATTCCTAAACCCATGATTCCCATCCTGGAAAAGCCAGTGATGGAATTTTTGGTGGAATTGCTGCGCCAACACGGCTTCGACCAAATTATGGTCAATGTTAGCCACCTGGCGAGGGAAATTGAAAACTATTTCCGCGACGGCCAGCGATTTGGCGTGCAATTGGGATACTCGTTTGAAGGGTACATTGACGAAAAAGGTACCCTGGTCGGGGAAGCCTTGGGATCGGCTGGCGGCATTCGTCGCATCCAAGATTTTCATCCCTTTTTCGACGATACGTTTGTGGTATTGTGCGGCGATGCGCTGATCGACTTGGATTTGAGTGCTGCGGTCAAGTGGCACCGGCAAAAAGGCGCGTTGGCTACGGTAATTCTCAAGCCAGTTCCCAAGGACCAAGTGTCCAGCTACGGCGTGGTATCCACAGACGAGGAAGGTAGAATTCAAGCATTTCAAGAAAAACCCCCGGTGGAAGAAGCCATCAGCACCGATATCAACACGGGAATTTATATTTTTGAACCGGAAATTGTGGACTACATTCCCTCCGGTCAAAAATACGATATCGGTGGCGAACTGTTTCCTAAGTTGGTGGAAATGGGTGCGCCTTTCTACGGTCTGAGTATGGACTTTCAGTGGGTGGATATTGGCAAAGTGCCGGATTACTGGCGCGCCATGTGTGGCGTTTTGCAAGGGGATATCCGCAACGTTCCTATTCCAGGTAAGTGCGTGGCACCAGGGGTTTACACGGGACTCAATGTAGCGGTGAACTGGGATAAGGTGGACATCCAAGGTCCGGTCTTTATCGGTGGTATGACCAAGATTGAGGATGGTGCCAAAATTATCGGTCCGGCGGCGATTGGTCCCAACTGCCAAATTTGCAGCGGTGCTACGGTGGAACGCAGTGTGATTTTTGAATATTCCCGGCTGGGTCCTGGTATCCGTTTGATGGACAAACTGGTCTTTGGACGTTACTGCGTGGACAAAACCGGCGCTACCATCGACGTACAAGCGGCGGCTTTGGACTGGTTGATTACCGATGCGCGCCATACACGACCGACACCACCACCGGCAGAAGGCAAAGCGATCGCGGAATTGCTCAACGGAGAACCAGAAGAAGGGTTTTCTGGGTAA